In the Bacteroidota bacterium genome, AAGAGCTGGTGCAGTGGCATGGCTCCGGGACCCGATTATTATCAAGAAGAACAAAATCCTGCTTCTTATATTGGGTTAAAATTATATATAAAACGAGGTAAAGAAAATAGTACAAAAAGCAAAATATATACAAGCATTATTACTGACACCGCAGGCAATTTTACCTTAAAACTTTCGGCAGGAAACTATATAATAATCCGTGAAGATAAACTTAAGAAAGCTATTATACCTCAAGATGCTCAATACGCGAAATGGGACTCGGCATGTATTATAGAGAATTGGCAAAATGGAGATTACAAATTCAGCGTCAATGAAAAATCAAACAAGAAAATCAGCTTCGATTTGAGGCAATATTGTACTTGGAATTATCCCTGTTTGGAGTACAGTGGACCTTTGCCACCGTGAGCATATTATATACTCTTATTTCCTTTGAAAATCTTTATAATTTGTCTACAACAAACTGAGGCATAAAATAGATTACTTCCGCTCTAACTTTGAACCATTCCTATATTACTGGGGAAGGTATATGAGCTAAAGTTTATTAAGTTCTTCAGAAACACTAAATGCATTTTCAAATAATGAAACTTCCCAATTAGAATCTATTTCATCTATTTTAACCCTACAACTTATGATTCCTTTTTTATATTTCACTTCTCGTAATTTCTTATTTAAACTATCAATTATTTTTTCAACACGTTTTTCTCTTTTTTTAGGTTTGTCACTAACTAGTGGAGATGCCATTAATAAATTCATACTTAAATCGGAGTATCTAATTAACATTTCGGATTCTGGAAGTTTGCTGTTTCTATTCCATGGTGTTAATTTAGAAATAGGTTTTTCAGTTAGTAGATTTAACCATATATCTTCATGAAATCCATTTTTAGATCCATGGTGAGGTATTTTAAATAAAGAAGATTTTTTATCTATTACTTGGCTGTTCTGAATAATATCTAACCATCCTTCATTGGGATTACATGTAATATAAAACAGTATATATAAAACTAATCTTATAACGCTCACGCCCCCTTAAACACTGCCTTCCTTTTCTCCACAAAACTCTGCACGCCTTCTTGGTAATCATTACTGCGGCCTGCTATTTCTTGGCAATGTGCTTCGTATTCTAGCATTTCATCGAGCGAGGAAGTACCTGCTTTGTTCAGCATTTTTTTTATCAAACCTATAGCTTTTGTAGGAGCAGTTTTATAATAGTCGGCGAATTTATTTACTTCTTCATCCAATTGTTCACCTGGTACCACACGGTTTACCATTCCCAATTGTAATGCTTCTGCGGCATTTACTTTGGTGCCCATGGTTGCCATTTCGAATGCTTTGCTACTTCCTACTGCACGAGGTAAAAAATAACTCGACCCTGAATCCAATACCAAGCCCACATTGATAAATACTTCTATCATACTTGCAGCTTCGCTGGCTACTATAATATCGCAGGCCAAGGCGATAGAACAACCCGCACCTGCAGCTACGCCATTCAATCTGCATATAATAGGTATGGGCAAATTTCGCATAGCACGAATAATCGGATTATACCTTTTATATAATGATTCGCTCAAGGAACGTTTCTGTCCTGCAATGGCTTTTAAATCCTGCCCTGAGCAGAAAGCTTTACCCGCACCCGTAAGCACTACCACACGAATAGATTTATCCTTTTCAATAGCTTTAAGTGCATCTTGCATCTCAAAACTTTGTTGGTCGTTAAAGGCGTTGAATGAATCGGGGCGATTGAGGGTGAGGCGGCAAACACCTTCAGTTATTTCATAAGTCAAAGTTTCGAATTGCATATATATTCTATTAATTTTTTAATCTCTATAATTTATCACGATGCAAAATAACATAAAAAAAGCCCTCGTTTTCACGAAGGCTTTTAAAATAATTTTTAAATTCGATTACTCAGCAATGTTTGCATTTTCGAATTGCATTTTGCCGTTTTGATCTTTGTAGTATATAACGGTTGCAACTGATAAGTTAGCAGCATTCCATACAGCAGGAATTGTTTTGGTGAAAGTTTTGCTAATTAATTTCCCTGCATCAATAGTACCACTTGCAAGTAACTCGCCAGTAACAGAGGTGGTGAAGCAATGACGTACCACATGGTTATGAATTTTGCTTACTGTTCCTTTTGTTTGTGTTTTTTGGTCTGCAACAAGTCCGTTTTCCAATATAAAAACAGCCATGTAATACTCTACACCACTTGCTGCTACCACAAACTTAGAATTGGTGGTTATTGACATGATATTGCCACTAATAGATTTTTTAATTCCTGTTCCTACTATCAAATCATTAATAGTAATACTATTAATTTTTGTGTTCATGGTTTTAACATTGTAGGTTATATCAGTAGTAACTCCTGCTGGAAAAACTAATGTGGTACCAACTCCCATTCTAGGAACAGCAGTTCCAGGCATAATGGTAGTCATAATTGCAGTTCCTGCTGTGGAGGTAAGCTCATCAGTGGCATGGCAACTAAATGGTACTACACTTGCCTTACTGTCTATAGACAATTTATCAAAAGTAGGCAAGCCATATTCGCCGCAAGGAGGACACCACAGACCTGTAACATCATAAACTGTAGCTTTTCTATCAGTTTGTGGTAATTGGCAAGTGCCGTCATCTTTTTTAGCATCTTTATTGTAATTAAATGCGTTAGGGTCCATACAACCTGGGGTTTCAACAGTGGTCTTTTTCTTACAAGAAGTCAGACCCATAGTGCAGACAAGAGCTGCAGCGGATAAAATTAGGGTAATTTTTTTCATGATTTGTTATTTTATATTTGGATTTGTGGTGCAATTTACAACATTTTTTAAATTATCAAACATTTAACCAATAAATAAATTTTACCACGATGGCCCTGTTTTTCATATTCAGGTACTGGTCATAGTTATCGGAGTACACCACAAACAAGTCGCTCATGGGACGGAACCGCCATTGCAGCCTGCAATTGAGGTTGGTATTTTTTGTTTGGGCATTATACTGCACAAAGGTGGTAAAGAAAAAATTCTTGGCAAATGCCATCTCCGCCTTTGGGCTAATGTATATTATATTGGCCGTTTTACTGGGATATTTTATCAAATCTTGCGACACATTCAAGCTGATAACTCCATAAGGCTGTAAACGGTAGCTTATGTCGAAGTATTTTGAAAAACGCTGACCGGTATAAAAGCCGCCATAGGTAGCACCAATACCAATATTATACTTTTTACGCTTATTGGTTTCGAACCTTGTATTGATATAGCGATAGTAATAGTCGCCTACCGGTAATTGTATTCCTGTAATATTTGTGGGGTACAAAAACCGTGTAAACTGGCTCACACATTCTAAAATAAAAGTTGCAGAGTTCTGAAACTTTACTTCCAAATTGGGATTCAATTGAAAATCGGTAATGCGATGTAAAGTAGAATCGAAATAGGTATCATTATATAATTCTGCTTTAAAATAATTTACATGCTTTTTAATTTTGCCTTTGGGATAAAAGCGGTATCCTACCTCAGGCTCCAGTCTACCATAACTCATCCGATTTACTTTACCTGTAGCTGCATTATATAATTCTGGACGGGGAACAAAACCTACTTGTGCTAAATAATGTTTACCTACATATTCATGGTTCCAAGTAGTGTAAAAAGTATTTGTTTGGTAAGCCAGAAATGAGGCATTTGCTTGGTTAGCCATATTGGTTTTATAGCCTGGTGCAAAACTTTGATGGACAAATACTTTACCCACCCATTTATTATCGGGCGATAGAATATTGAGATCCATTCCCATCACTCTATTATAGGAGGCTTCAGCATCGTTTACGTGACCCGTTTTTTGTCTGTTCACTATAATAAATTCCAAGTTGTGCGACCTAGGCCTTCCTTTTACAAATGCCAATTGCCGCTGAAAAGCCGCCACAAAATAATTCTGACCGTTTATCTGCAAAGCCTTGTCCGATGCGGTTTGCACATCCATAATTCCTGTTCGCCACAGCTTATTAATTTTACCACTTAGCCTGGCACCAGCTATAATAGGAATATTTTTTAATTGCAAATCTATTGGGCTTTGATACAGTCCAATTTGCCGCGAAAAAAAAGGACGAATTTGTCTAAACCCAAACTGACTAAACAAATCGGAATTTTCTAAAAAGAAAACGCGTTTTTCGGGATATGCAATATTGAAACGGGTTAGGTTTATTTGCTGCCTGTCAACTTCCACTTGCGAAAAATTAGGGTTAACTGTAAGGTCTAAATTAAGAGAAGGGGTAATTGCAATCTTTGCATCAAGCCCTATATTTTTTGTATAATTAGGTTTAGGCTGGCTAGCAGAATCTAAACTACTACCGGCAATTGCATAAGGAATTAAAGATATATTGGTGCCTGGGTTGGGCGGCTGTTCATCCCAAACCAATGTACCCGTAAATGCCAAACTTGCTATATTAAATATGCGTGGTACCCTTGTCCAAGTGCTGCTCTCATTTCGTTTCAAATCGTTGCGGCCAAAGTTCAAGCCCCAGGTATTTAAGTTTGCTTTGTAGCGTAATGTTTTTAATGGAATAGCCATTTCCACTACCCATCCATAACTATATCTTTTCACACTGCTATACCACACATTATCCCAATCGGTGGTTACCCCAAAATTTCCGCCGTTCGATATCAACCCTTCGCGTTGTGCACCTACCGGATTTACCCCAAATGCAAAACCATTTGTTTTGTCGCTGAAAGGTTCAAGTATAATAGTAAATGCATCGCTGATGGGGTAACTAAAATCTCGCTTAAGCGATTGGACTACATAATCTCCAGGCAAACTATCATAACAAATCGCAGCAACGTAAAAGAAATTATCATCGAACGAAACCATAGCTTCAGTATGCGTTTGTGCAGCACTCGTATCAAAGGGAAATACTTGTTGAAAGTCTTTGGCATGCTGGGCCTCGCCCCAACATTGCTCATCCAATATCGCATCAACTTTTACATTGCAATGTGCTTTTTTAATATGCAATTCTTGTGCATATATACTTTGTATAGATACATAAAAACAAAATAAACATATAGTAATTTTTTGGAACATGGGCGGCAAAGTTAAGGAAGCAGAACGATTTTATTTATATGCTACAGAATAACATTCTTCAGGATCTGTCTTATCTATCATTAATATTACGAGTTCATACACATAAGCTTTGTCATTAAAAGAGTAATCTTTTTTATATATTTCTTACCATCATAAAAATATTCTATACTACAATAATCACCTTTCATACTACTGAGTCCTATAACTCGTCCATCAATCAAAATTCCATTTTCATTAATTTGGTTTTTCTTTCGTTCTCCATAATATATTCGATAATTGGGATCCTCCAAATAATACCGACACTCAATGTATAGTAGTCCAAAAGAAAGGGACTAATCCACCCGCATCCCGATAATTATCGGGATTAAGCGGGGCTTTCGGGATGTAGTTCGGTATTACCATTCTAAAAACAACAATCCAACAAGAATTAATAATTGTTTTGTACCTTTTTTATCAAGCCATTTTCCAGTAGTGTTTGGCTTTTTTATTTTCATTTAAAAACAATACTATTTTATTGACAACAGACAAGCTATCTATACTATACACTTCCTACTTCCTACTTCAAACCTTCAACTTCCAACTTCAAACCTTCAACTTCCAACTTCAAACTTCCTACTTCAAAGCTCCTACTTCCTACTTTATACTTCCTAATTTATACTACACCCTATTCCCTCCACCGCAAACTCCCAATTAACTTCATCGCATCCTCATGCAAAAAATTAAATACGGGAGCTACGCTATCAGGCTCGGTGTGTGAATCAAAATATAATGCACCACGAAGAAAATGTTTTTTATTATCAGTTAAAAAAAACTGAAAAGCGGTTGCTGCCTTTCCACTCACTTCGTAGCGTAGACCTGTGGTATTGCTATCAGCTCCTTGTATCTCATACTCTTCTATATTACTTGCAACCGATTCATGTTTCCATGACAACATCCGGGTATCGTGCACTAGTCCTTGCAAAGTATTTTTAGGACTGATAGTTTTATAACTCAAATGCAAAGTAGCATTCATTTCTGGATAGCGAATATTAACCCAGTAAGGTTCGGCACCATTGCTATGGTCTTCTTGTGCAATAGCATAATCAGGAATTTCAAATGAATATGGAATTTCTTTATTATAAGTATGATAACTTTTGACAGGAAGATCTATCTGTTCAAATTCACGTTTTTTGGGTACATAATCATTGTGGCATGAGGTGATGACTATTATATATAATATACTAAAAAAACTTATAATACTTTTCATCTTTTCACCACTACTTTTATTCTACTAATTCTTCTCTTATCAACTGCTTCCACCGTGAAAGAAAATATGCTGTGTTCTATTTTTTGTCCGCGAAAAGGGAGTTTCCCGTTTAGCTCAAGTAGCAATCCAGCAAGGGTTTCAGCCTCGCCTTTGGCTTTTTCAAAACTATCGGGATCCACCTTCATCAGTTTGCATACATCATTAATTAATGTTTTACCTTCAAATATAAAAGTGTTTGCATCGAGCTGAGAATATAATCTTTCGTCTTCATCAAATTCATCATGTATTTCTCCAAATATTTCTTCCAAAATATCTTCCATTGTTACTATGCCCAAATTTCCGCCAAACTCATCAAAAACTATAGCTATATGTTTGCGTTGTGTTTGAAATTCTTTCAGCAAATCATCAATCATTTTGCTTTCGGGCACAAAGAATGCTTCACGTATTAATGTATGCCATTTATAGTTTGCTGGCTTTTCTATATGTGGAAGCAAATCTTTCATGGTAAGAATCCCTTTCACTTTATCGAACGATGAATCACACACAGGCATGCGTGAATATCCCCATTCGTTAAAGTATGCCATCACCTGCTTAAAATCCCAGCTTAAATCCACGCTCTTCACATCCATGCGTGGACGACTAATTTGTTTCACATCAGTATTACCAAAATTCACAATACCTTTCAGTATTTCTTTTTCTTGGCGGGGCTGATTGGCATGGCTTGTAATTTCGATAGCATGTTCCAAATCGTCCACCGTTACCATGTGTCCCTTTTTGGTAATTCTTTTATCTATTATAGAAGTACTTTTTACCAAAATCCAAACAAATGGAGACCAAAATTTACTCAAATAATATATAGGTAAAGCCATCAATCTTGAGAAACTCATATAATGCTGTGTTGCATAAATTTTCGGAGTAATCTCAGCCAAGAAAACTATAATAAAAGTAATAAATGTTACCTGAAAAACAAAGAAGGAAGTAGTCTTTTGTATTTCTGGATTTATGAGCAAATCGAACAAAGTATTGGAGACCAATACAAAGGCAATATTAATAAAATTATTCGTAATAAGTATAGTAGCCAATAATGTTTTTGGCTTGTTCAACAAAAACATGATAGCCTTTGAAGCAGGTGAATCTTCACTCTTTATTTCATCTAGCTTTTGCTTGGGAATAGAAAAGAAAGCATTTTCGCTACCCGCAACTAATGCCGAGCAAAAAAGGAGAATAAGTATGATAATAATAGCAATTACGGTTGAAGCAATTTCACCGGTTGTAACTTCGTTAAATATATGAAGCAATTGATAACTTCGTTCGGGTAAGGGGTTTTCCAAAATAGGGGTTTTAGGGTGAGAAAATTAAAAAGGCAAGTCGCCTGTAGGGTCGGGTGGAGTTTGTGGTGGAGTTTCGATGGGTGCTTGCTCGTTATGTGTATGCCCTTCACTGTTCACTTGGCCATCGGCATGGCCGCTCAATATTTCGAAACTGGTGCAGCGAATCGTTTTTCTCTGACGTGGTTCATTGGTATTTTTATCAGTCCAGTTTTCGGTGCGAATACGGCCTTCAATCATGACCTTCGATCCTTTTCTCAAATATTTATCTGCAATTTCAGCTTGGCGTTCCCATACTTCTATGTCGTGCCACTCGGTTAAGTTCACACGTTCGCCTTGCCTATTTGTATAGCTTTCGTTAGTTGCCAATGGAAAACGAGTAACTCGTCCACCGTTTTCAAATGCCCTAAACTCGGGGTCTTTACCCAAATTCCCTATCAAAAATACTTTGTTCATTTGGTTTTTTACTTGGTTTATATTGTTCGTTCAAAAACTTATCGAGCAATCGAGGAATCGCATAGCTCTCCATATTTTTAAAAGTGGTTTCAAAAATACCAAATTTGTTTAAGCTTACAAGTCTTTTATAAAAAAATATATGAAAACGGGCATGCAAATTACGGTGTGTGAGTTTGTGCAAATAGTCTGAACTACCATTGTATAATAGAGATTGGCGACCTTTTATATCTTTTAAAAAAATTTCATCCAGCAACTCATCCACTTCCAATAATTTCTCATGTTCTATTACGGGCAAATCATATAATCCTTTCCATATATCGTCAACACCCCGCTGTAGCAGGCAGAAGCTATCGTCTTTAACCAGAAAGAGATAGTTGAGATAACGATTTCGCACTGGTTTACTTTTAGTTTTTAAAGGAAGGTCGTTCACAGTTCCTTTACCGAGTGCCAAACAATTTTCGGCAATGGGACATTGCTCGCAATTAGGATTAGCAGGCTTGCAACAAATAGCCCCCAGTTCCATCATTGCCTGGTTGTGGTCGCCCGGGTTTTTCCTATCGAGCAGCTCTTCGGCAAGTTGGGCAAATTGATATTTTCCCTGAGAACTATTTATAGGAGTATCAATATTATATAACCTAGAAAGCACACGATAAACATTGCCATCTACCACAGCATGCGGCAATCCAAATGCAAGCGATGAGATCGCCGCTGCTGTATAATCGCCTACCCCTTTTAAACTGCGAATACTTTTGTAATCTTTGGGAAATTTGCCTTTACACTTTTCAAGTAATTCTTTGGCAGCCTCATGCATATTCCTGGCACGACTATAATAGCCCAAACCTTGCCATAGCTTCAACACCTCATCAATAGGGGCTTTGGCTAAATGTATAATACTAGGATATTGTGCTACAAATTTATAATAGTAGGGCATGCCTTGCTCCACACGCGTTTGCTGTAGTATTATTTCCGAAAGCCAAATTTTATAAGGATCCTTCGTTTCACGCCATGGCAAATCTCTTTGGTGGACTTGATACCATTTGGCTAATTTACGAGTTACTGAATGCATGAGACGGCCTGCAAAGTTAGGCTTTGTGGAACAAGCAAAAAAAATCTTTAATTAAGGTTTGGCATTTAAGAAAAAATTGCCGACTTTTGCACCCCCTAAAGGGGGAATCGTAAAACCTTGATTTTATGGCACGTAAGAAAATAAGAATGGAATTTGTATTAAGGGCTTCAGCAAGCTTGGTGTTCCCATACCTAAGCACCGCTGGCGGTTTATGTCAGTGGTTTTGTACTGATGTTGATACACGTTTAGACTACTTTAATTTTAAATGGGATACTGATATTCAGAAAGCTAAATTGCTGAAGAAAGTAACCAATAAGAGTATAAAATTCCAATGGGAAGGTTCGCCGGCGGATGAGTATTTTGAGTTTGAATTGGAGCGAGATGCCATTACCGATGGACTTGCTTTAATAGTTACCGATTTTACCGAAGAGGCCGAAGAGAAAGAATCCTTAATGCTTTGGGATAGCCAAGTGCAGGATTTGAAAACCTGTATAGGTGCCTAAATAAACTTAACGCTCCGCACCGCTTTGCAATGGATTGAAATTTTCACCGTCTTTTTTTTATCTGCCGTAAAAATGTTGGTGGGTTTGCTCACCGCAATTGCATTTAAATTTGATTCTCACAGTACTTTTATCATTTGTTCGCTAGGCGGGCTCACGGGTTGCAGTGTGTTTATATTATTGAGTTCTAAAATCTGGAAACTCATTGATAAATTTTTTAAATCCCGATTTAAAAGTACCAAAGTAAAAAAAAATTTTACGGCCAAAAATCGTAGGTTTATAAAAATAAAAAATAATTTTGGCCTACCCGGATTAGCAATCCTCACTCCTACTATTCTATCAATCCCACTAGGCTGTTTTTTGGCACTCAAATTTTTTAAAAATAAAACAAAAGTTGCAGTTTGGATGTTTAGCACAACCCTACTATGGTCGTTAATGGTAAGCTACTTATACGAATATTTTAAATAAACATGGCTGCTGCTACCCCATCGGCCATCAGCTTTCCGGGTTTGTTTAGTATGATAATATCATTTTCTACATTTATATAACCTAATATAGCTTCTTCCCCAAGCATATTATATAGGTAATTATAATAATCATTCCCGAAAATCGATTTTACTTCCTGCATTTTAATCCCCGATGAGGTTCTTAAACGGGTCATGATATATTCATTATATAAGTTTTGCTTCGACAAATTTTCGGTTTCATACTGTAAAGGGTTTATAATATAATCCCCCAAATGAGCGGTATTTTTTTTGCGGACATTAACTCCATCATAACTATGTGCCGATGGTCCCAAACCCAAGTAGGGAAAGCCCTTCCAATAGTTTGAATTATGAACCGCCTCATATCCTGCTTTACTAAAATTTGAAATTTCGTATTGGCAAAAATTATTTGTTGCGGTCCAGTCCATCAATATCTCAAACTGCTCCACAAATTTTTCATCAGGACTATTATTATATATTCCTTTCTTAATCAATTTCTCCAATGGGGTTTTGGGTTCCACCGTTAATTGATAACAGGATAAATGTTTAATGTGCGAATATTTCGAAACGCTATCCAAATTTTGCACCCATTTTTCATTGCTCAAAATATCAAATCCATATATCAAATCGGCAGATATATTATCGAAACCTGCAAGTGCAATATTATCTAAACTAGCTATAGCTTGTTCCTTATTATGGGCACGGTTCATCCACTTCAAATCCTCTTCAAAAAAAGATTGAATTCCCACACTCAACCTATTAATGGGTAAAGATTTCAGCTCCTTAAGCTTTTGTAAATCTAGATCATCAGGATTTGCTTCTAAAGTAATTTCTGCATGCTCATCTATTTGATAAATATTATATATCTTCTCGAATATTTTTGCCAGATATTTGGTATCCAAAAGTGAAGGAGTTCCGCCGCCAAAATAAATAGAACTAATTGGCTTAGAATTATCAAGTTCACCTTTCCTATTTTCTAATTCAAGTATTATACTTTGGGTAAATTCTTCTTGTAATTTATTATTCGTTACAAAATAAAAATCGCAGTAGTGGCATCGCTGCCGGCAGAAGGGTATGTGGAGATAGAGGCCCTGCATTTTTAGTTAATAGTTAATAGTTAAAAATTGTTGCGTTAGCACTGTTCACTGTTCACTATAAACTTTTAACTACCTTATTCTTTATTATAATATATCACCTTATTCTTTGGCGATTTTACCGTGTAACTTATTTTAAGTTTTTTGATTTCGCCTGGTTGCAAGGTGAGGTGCCAAGTAAGTTTGCCTTCATCAGCATTTATAGTAGCCCCGCTACTTTCTTCCAATGTTATTTCTACTTGTTTATCGGTAGACACTGGAATATTGTCTTCTATAATAATATCCTGGGCTATATTTTTGGTATTGCGTACACTAATTTCAAAAGTATTGGTTTCTTTTTTGGTAGAACCCAAAAACGCTTTTTTACTACTTTCACGCAATTTTTTACGTTCAACTAATATACTTTTATCGACGCCCAATGATATATTCAAGGTATCATTTTCATCGCTGCTCACATTGCTTTGGCCCACAAAGGTTCCATCAAAATATACATTTGCTCGGCCATTCAATTGCCCGAGTTCTTCATTTCCGCTAATACGTCCTATCAAATAAGTTTGCTGGTCAAGCTTGGGCACCGCCGAGAGTTCATATACCGCAGGCATTTCAAAAACTTGTGCGTCCACCGTATTTACTTTTCCATCAGCTAAAATGCTATAAGGAATAGCTATATTAAATTCTATATTAAAAACATTGCTACTCATTACCATTCCTTCACTACTATGTTTTCTGCCATTTAGTGCATTTTCTTTTTTATGAACCATAACATTACCTCTAAACGAATTTGT is a window encoding:
- the mutY gene encoding A/G-specific adenine glycosylase, producing the protein MHSVTRKLAKWYQVHQRDLPWRETKDPYKIWLSEIILQQTRVEQGMPYYYKFVAQYPSIIHLAKAPIDEVLKLWQGLGYYSRARNMHEAAKELLEKCKGKFPKDYKSIRSLKGVGDYTAAAISSLAFGLPHAVVDGNVYRVLSRLYNIDTPINSSQGKYQFAQLAEELLDRKNPGDHNQAMMELGAICCKPANPNCEQCPIAENCLALGKGTVNDLPLKTKSKPVRNRYLNYLFLVKDDSFCLLQRGVDDIWKGLYDLPVIEHEKLLEVDELLDEIFLKDIKGRQSLLYNGSSDYLHKLTHRNLHARFHIFFYKRLVSLNKFGIFETTFKNMESYAIPRLLDKFLNEQYKPSKKPNEQSIFDREFG
- the ssb gene encoding single-stranded DNA-binding protein, giving the protein MNKVFLIGNLGKDPEFRAFENGGRVTRFPLATNESYTNRQGERVNLTEWHDIEVWERQAEIADKYLRKGSKVMIEGRIRTENWTDKNTNEPRQRKTIRCTSFEILSGHADGQVNSEGHTHNEQAPIETPPQTPPDPTGDLPF
- the gldE gene encoding gliding motility-associated protein GldE is translated as MENPLPERSYQLLHIFNEVTTGEIASTVIAIIIILILLFCSALVAGSENAFFSIPKQKLDEIKSEDSPASKAIMFLLNKPKTLLATILITNNFINIAFVLVSNTLFDLLINPEIQKTTSFFVFQVTFITFIIVFLAEITPKIYATQHYMSFSRLMALPIYYLSKFWSPFVWILVKSTSIIDKRITKKGHMVTVDDLEHAIEITSHANQPRQEKEILKGIVNFGNTDVKQISRPRMDVKSVDLSWDFKQVMAYFNEWGYSRMPVCDSSFDKVKGILTMKDLLPHIEKPANYKWHTLIREAFFVPESKMIDDLLKEFQTQRKHIAIVFDEFGGNLGIVTMEDILEEIFGEIHDEFDEDERLYSQLDANTFIFEGKTLINDVCKLMKVDPDSFEKAKGEAETLAGLLLELNGKLPFRGQKIEHSIFSFTVEAVDKRRISRIKVVVKR
- a CDS encoding START-like domain-containing protein is translated as MARKKIRMEFVLRASASLVFPYLSTAGGLCQWFCTDVDTRLDYFNFKWDTDIQKAKLLKKVTNKSIKFQWEGSPADEYFEFELERDAITDGLALIVTDFTEEAEEKESLMLWDSQVQDLKTCIGA
- a CDS encoding Omp28-related outer membrane protein yields the protein MKKITLILSAAALVCTMGLTSCKKKTTVETPGCMDPNAFNYNKDAKKDDGTCQLPQTDRKATVYDVTGLWCPPCGEYGLPTFDKLSIDSKASVVPFSCHATDELTSTAGTAIMTTIMPGTAVPRMGVGTTLVFPAGVTTDITYNVKTMNTKINSITINDLIVGTGIKKSISGNIMSITTNSKFVVAASGVEYYMAVFILENGLVADQKTQTKGTVSKIHNHVVRHCFTTSVTGELLASGTIDAGKLISKTFTKTIPAVWNAANLSVATVIYYKDQNGKMQFENANIAE
- the hemW gene encoding radical SAM family heme chaperone HemW → MQGLYLHIPFCRQRCHYCDFYFVTNNKLQEEFTQSIILELENRKGELDNSKPISSIYFGGGTPSLLDTKYLAKIFEKIYNIYQIDEHAEITLEANPDDLDLQKLKELKSLPINRLSVGIQSFFEEDLKWMNRAHNKEQAIASLDNIALAGFDNISADLIYGFDILSNEKWVQNLDSVSKYSHIKHLSCYQLTVEPKTPLEKLIKKGIYNNSPDEKFVEQFEILMDWTATNNFCQYEISNFSKAGYEAVHNSNYWKGFPYLGLGPSAHSYDGVNVRKKNTAHLGDYIINPLQYETENLSKQNLYNEYIMTRLRTSSGIKMQEVKSIFGNDYYNYLYNMLGEEAILGYINVENDIIILNKPGKLMADGVAAAMFI
- a CDS encoding DUF5916 domain-containing protein gives rise to the protein MFQKITICLFCFYVSIQSIYAQELHIKKAHCNVKVDAILDEQCWGEAQHAKDFQQVFPFDTSAAQTHTEAMVSFDDNFFYVAAICYDSLPGDYVVQSLKRDFSYPISDAFTIILEPFSDKTNGFAFGVNPVGAQREGLISNGGNFGVTTDWDNVWYSSVKRYSYGWVVEMAIPLKTLRYKANLNTWGLNFGRNDLKRNESSTWTRVPRIFNIASLAFTGTLVWDEQPPNPGTNISLIPYAIAGSSLDSASQPKPNYTKNIGLDAKIAITPSLNLDLTVNPNFSQVEVDRQQINLTRFNIAYPEKRVFFLENSDLFSQFGFRQIRPFFSRQIGLYQSPIDLQLKNIPIIAGARLSGKINKLWRTGIMDVQTASDKALQINGQNYFVAAFQRQLAFVKGRPRSHNLEFIIVNRQKTGHVNDAEASYNRVMGMDLNILSPDNKWVGKVFVHQSFAPGYKTNMANQANASFLAYQTNTFYTTWNHEYVGKHYLAQVGFVPRPELYNAATGKVNRMSYGRLEPEVGYRFYPKGKIKKHVNYFKAELYNDTYFDSTLHRITDFQLNPNLEVKFQNSATFILECVSQFTRFLYPTNITGIQLPVGDYYYRYINTRFETNKRKKYNIGIGATYGGFYTGQRFSKYFDISYRLQPYGVISLNVSQDLIKYPSKTANIIYISPKAEMAFAKNFFFTTFVQYNAQTKNTNLNCRLQWRFRPMSDLFVVYSDNYDQYLNMKNRAIVVKFIYWLNV
- a CDS encoding gliding motility lipoprotein GldD; translated protein: MKSIISFFSILYIIVITSCHNDYVPKKREFEQIDLPVKSYHTYNKEIPYSFEIPDYAIAQEDHSNGAEPYWVNIRYPEMNATLHLSYKTISPKNTLQGLVHDTRMLSWKHESVASNIEEYEIQGADSNTTGLRYEVSGKAATAFQFFLTDNKKHFLRGALYFDSHTEPDSVAPVFNFLHEDAMKLIGSLRWRE
- a CDS encoding enoyl-CoA hydratase-related protein translates to MQFETLTYEITEGVCRLTLNRPDSFNAFNDQQSFEMQDALKAIEKDKSIRVVVLTGAGKAFCSGQDLKAIAGQKRSLSESLYKRYNPIIRAMRNLPIPIICRLNGVAAGAGCSIALACDIIVASEAASMIEVFINVGLVLDSGSSYFLPRAVGSSKAFEMATMGTKVNAAEALQLGMVNRVVPGEQLDEEVNKFADYYKTAPTKAIGLIKKMLNKAGTSSLDEMLEYEAHCQEIAGRSNDYQEGVQSFVEKRKAVFKGA